A genomic window from Betta splendens chromosome 24, fBetSpl5.4, whole genome shotgun sequence includes:
- the mpv17 gene encoding protein Mpv17 isoform X1, which produces MNQYRTEHFKLNRVLVKSLYLPARPSPAGSLVGVGDVISQQLIERRGLNQHNVRRTAKMMSIGFCFVGPVIGSWYKVLDRLVVGATTSAAVRKMLVDQLCFAPCFLGAFLYISGALNGLTPEQNAAKLKRDYADALISNYYLWPPVQMANFYFIPLQHRLAVVQIVAVAWNSYLTWKANKM; this is translated from the exons ATGAATCAGTATAGAACAGAACATTTCAAACTAAATCGTGTTCTCGTTAAAAGCCTTTACCTTCCTGCGCGTCCGTCTCCTGCAGGGTCGTTGGTCGGCGTCGGGGACGTCATCTCTCAGCAGCTGATTGAAAGACGGGGGTTGAATCAGCACAACGTGCGACGCACGGCCAAGATGATGAGCATTGGTTTCTGCTTCGTG GGCCCAGTAATCGGCAGCTGGTACAAAGTTCTGGACCGCCTGGTGGTGGGAGCGACGACGAGCGCCGCCGTGAGGAAAATGCTGGTGGACCAG CTGTGCTTCGCGCCCTGCTTCCTCGGAGCCTTCCTCTACATCTCCGGGGCTCTGAACGGACTGACGCCGGAGCAGAACGCGGCCAAGCTGAAGCGC GACTACGCTGACGCTCTGATCTCAAACTACTAC CTTTGGCCTCCGGTGCAAATGGCCAACTTCTACTTCATCCCGCTGCAGCACAG GTTGGCCGTGGTCCAGATCGTGGCCGTTGCTTGGAACTCCTACCTGACGTGGAAGGCCAATAAGATGTGA
- the mpv17 gene encoding protein Mpv17 isoform X2, which produces MFGLWRSYQALMGRYPWTVQIVTAGSLVGVGDVISQQLIERRGLNQHNVRRTAKMMSIGFCFVGPVIGSWYKVLDRLVVGATTSAAVRKMLVDQLCFAPCFLGAFLYISGALNGLTPEQNAAKLKRDYADALISNYYLWPPVQMANFYFIPLQHRLAVVQIVAVAWNSYLTWKANKM; this is translated from the exons ATGTTCGGCCTGTGGAGGTCCTACCAGGCCTTGATGGGCAGATACCCCTGGACGGTGCAGATCGTGACCGCTG GGTCGTTGGTCGGCGTCGGGGACGTCATCTCTCAGCAGCTGATTGAAAGACGGGGGTTGAATCAGCACAACGTGCGACGCACGGCCAAGATGATGAGCATTGGTTTCTGCTTCGTG GGCCCAGTAATCGGCAGCTGGTACAAAGTTCTGGACCGCCTGGTGGTGGGAGCGACGACGAGCGCCGCCGTGAGGAAAATGCTGGTGGACCAG CTGTGCTTCGCGCCCTGCTTCCTCGGAGCCTTCCTCTACATCTCCGGGGCTCTGAACGGACTGACGCCGGAGCAGAACGCGGCCAAGCTGAAGCGC GACTACGCTGACGCTCTGATCTCAAACTACTAC CTTTGGCCTCCGGTGCAAATGGCCAACTTCTACTTCATCCCGCTGCAGCACAG GTTGGCCGTGGTCCAGATCGTGGCCGTTGCTTGGAACTCCTACCTGACGTGGAAGGCCAATAAGATGTGA
- the si:ch211-243j20.2 gene encoding uridine-cytidine kinase-like 1 isoform X4 → MTLAVFGFRAEHKWKRRAATVKRASRAQTRGWRRTARRPGPTGLCGGSASGKTTVANKIIEALDVPWVVLLSMDSFYKVLNKEQQELAATNEYNFDHPDAFDFELLVTVLRKLKKGKSIKVPVYDFTTHSRRKEWKTVYGANVVIFEGILAFANKELLKLLDMKVFVDTDSDIRLIRRLKRDISQRGRDISGIIKQYNKFVKPAFEQYIEPTVQVADIVVPRGGENFVALDLIVQHVHSQLEKRKLRWDISALASAHQGQPLPKTLSVMESTPQVRGMHTIIRNKETNRDEFIFYSKRLMRLLIEHALSFLPLKPVFVETPQGGVYEGKRLSGKRITGVSILRAGETMEQALMAVCKDIRLGKILIQTNHDTGEPELHYLRLPKDISEDYVILMDSTVSTGAAALMAVRVLLDHDVAEDKIFLLSLLMAEMGVHSVAYAFPRVRIITTAVDKEVNDQFHIIPGIGNFGDRYFGTDAPSDWCESDEGMDF, encoded by the exons ATGACGCTGGCTGTGTTTGGTTTCCGCGCCGAGCACAAATGGAAGCGACGAGCAGCGACAGTAAAGCGGGCGAGCAGAGCGCAGACACGGGGATGGAGGCGGACAGCTCGGCGTCCAGGTCCGACAG gtctgtgtggaGGAAGCGCTTCTGGAAAAACCACGGTAGCCAATAAGATCATCGAAGCGCTGGACGTTCCCTGGGTGGTTCTGCTGTCCATGGACTCGTTCTACAAG GTGCTGaacaaggagcagcaggagctggcaGCTACAAACGAGTATAACTTTGACCACCCTGATGCCTTTGACTTCGAGCTCCTGGTCACCGTCCTGCGGAAGCTGAAGAAAGGGAAGAGCATCAAAGTGCCCGTTTACGACTTCACCACTCACTCCAGGCGCAAAGAATGG aaaACGGTGTACGGGGCCAACGTCGTCATCTTCGAGGGCATCCTGGCCTTCGCCAacaaggagctgctgaag CTTCTGGACATGAAGGTGTTCGTGGACACAGACTCCGACATCCGTCTGATACGGAGGCTGAAGAGGGACATCTCGCAGCGAGGCCGGGATATCAGCGGCATCATCAAACAGTACAATAAGTTTGTGAAGCCGGCGTTTGAGCAGTACATCGAGCCCACGGTGCAGGTGGCCGACATCGTGGTGCCCAGAG GTGGAGAGAACTTCGTAGCTCTGGATTTGATCGTTCAGCACGTTCACAGTCAGCTGGAGAAG AGGAAGCTTCGCTGGGATAT atcCGCTCTGGCCTCGGCTCATCAGGGTCAACCTTTACCCAAAACCCTCAGCGTGATGGAGAGCACGCCACAGGTCCGCGGCATGCACACCATCATCAG gaacAAGGAGACGAACAGAGATGAGTTTATCTTTTACTCCAAGAGATTAATGAGGCTTCTGATAGAACACGCTCTGTCCTTCCTGCCGCTCAAG CCGGTGTTTGTGGAGACGCCTCAGGGCGGCGTCTATGAGGGCAAACGCTTGAGCGGTAAACGA ATCACTGGCGTTTCCATCCTGAGAGCAGGGGAGACCATGGAGCAGGCTCTGATGGCCGTCTGTAAAGACATCAGGCTGGGAAAGATCCTGATCCAGACCAACCACGACACAGGAGAACCCGAG CTTCACTACCTTCGCCTGCCCAAAGACATCAGTGAGGACTACGTGATCCTGATGGACAGCACCGTGTCCACAGGAGCGGCTGCGCTCATGGCTGTCAGAGTCCTGCTG GACCACGACGTAGCAGAAGACAAGATCTTCCTGCTGTCGCTGCTCATGGCAGAGATGGGCGTGCACTCGGTGGCCTACGCCTTCCCCAGGGTCCGCATCATCACCACGGCGGTGGACAAGGaggtcaacgaccagttccacATCATCCCCGGCATCG GTAACTTTGGGGACCGATACTTCGGCACCGACGCTCCGTCAGACTGGTGTGAAAGTGACGAAGGCATGGACTTCTGA
- the si:ch211-243j20.2 gene encoding uridine-cytidine kinase-like 1 isoform X1 codes for MEATSSDSKAGEQSADTGMEADSSASRSDSRSVFNSTGSEQDSLDGLSEPVPRCPLTPSPRKRTTSQSKTEPPLLRTSKRTIYTAGRPPWYNVTGTTFKEAFVIGLCGGSASGKTTVANKIIEALDVPWVVLLSMDSFYKVLNKEQQELAATNEYNFDHPDAFDFELLVTVLRKLKKGKSIKVPVYDFTTHSRRKEWKTVYGANVVIFEGILAFANKELLKLLDMKVFVDTDSDIRLIRRLKRDISQRGRDISGIIKQYNKFVKPAFEQYIEPTVQVADIVVPRGGENFVALDLIVQHVHSQLEKRKLRWDISALASAHQGQPLPKTLSVMESTPQVRGMHTIIRNKETNRDEFIFYSKRLMRLLIEHALSFLPLKPVFVETPQGGVYEGKRLSGKRITGVSILRAGETMEQALMAVCKDIRLGKILIQTNHDTGEPELHYLRLPKDISEDYVILMDSTVSTGAAALMAVRVLLDHDVAEDKIFLLSLLMAEMGVHSVAYAFPRVRIITTAVDKEVNDQFHIIPGIGNFGDRYFGTDAPSDWCESDEGMDF; via the exons ATGGAAGCGACGAGCAGCGACAGTAAAGCGGGCGAGCAGAGCGCAGACACGGGGATGGAGGCGGACAGCTCGGCGTCCAGGTCCGACAG TCGTTCCGTCTTTAACTCCACTGGTAGCGAACAGGATTCCTTGGACGGCCTCTCGGAACCCGTGCCCCGCTGCCCTTTGACCCCGTCGCCGCGGAAACGGACCACTAGCCAGTCTAAGACGGAGCCGCCGCTGCTGAGGACCAGCAAGCGGACGATCTACACGGCCGGACGGCCGCCGTGGTACAACGTCACCGGCACCACGTTCAAAGAGGCCTTCGTTATCG gtctgtgtggaGGAAGCGCTTCTGGAAAAACCACGGTAGCCAATAAGATCATCGAAGCGCTGGACGTTCCCTGGGTGGTTCTGCTGTCCATGGACTCGTTCTACAAG GTGCTGaacaaggagcagcaggagctggcaGCTACAAACGAGTATAACTTTGACCACCCTGATGCCTTTGACTTCGAGCTCCTGGTCACCGTCCTGCGGAAGCTGAAGAAAGGGAAGAGCATCAAAGTGCCCGTTTACGACTTCACCACTCACTCCAGGCGCAAAGAATGG aaaACGGTGTACGGGGCCAACGTCGTCATCTTCGAGGGCATCCTGGCCTTCGCCAacaaggagctgctgaag CTTCTGGACATGAAGGTGTTCGTGGACACAGACTCCGACATCCGTCTGATACGGAGGCTGAAGAGGGACATCTCGCAGCGAGGCCGGGATATCAGCGGCATCATCAAACAGTACAATAAGTTTGTGAAGCCGGCGTTTGAGCAGTACATCGAGCCCACGGTGCAGGTGGCCGACATCGTGGTGCCCAGAG GTGGAGAGAACTTCGTAGCTCTGGATTTGATCGTTCAGCACGTTCACAGTCAGCTGGAGAAG AGGAAGCTTCGCTGGGATAT atcCGCTCTGGCCTCGGCTCATCAGGGTCAACCTTTACCCAAAACCCTCAGCGTGATGGAGAGCACGCCACAGGTCCGCGGCATGCACACCATCATCAG gaacAAGGAGACGAACAGAGATGAGTTTATCTTTTACTCCAAGAGATTAATGAGGCTTCTGATAGAACACGCTCTGTCCTTCCTGCCGCTCAAG CCGGTGTTTGTGGAGACGCCTCAGGGCGGCGTCTATGAGGGCAAACGCTTGAGCGGTAAACGA ATCACTGGCGTTTCCATCCTGAGAGCAGGGGAGACCATGGAGCAGGCTCTGATGGCCGTCTGTAAAGACATCAGGCTGGGAAAGATCCTGATCCAGACCAACCACGACACAGGAGAACCCGAG CTTCACTACCTTCGCCTGCCCAAAGACATCAGTGAGGACTACGTGATCCTGATGGACAGCACCGTGTCCACAGGAGCGGCTGCGCTCATGGCTGTCAGAGTCCTGCTG GACCACGACGTAGCAGAAGACAAGATCTTCCTGCTGTCGCTGCTCATGGCAGAGATGGGCGTGCACTCGGTGGCCTACGCCTTCCCCAGGGTCCGCATCATCACCACGGCGGTGGACAAGGaggtcaacgaccagttccacATCATCCCCGGCATCG GTAACTTTGGGGACCGATACTTCGGCACCGACGCTCCGTCAGACTGGTGTGAAAGTGACGAAGGCATGGACTTCTGA
- the si:ch211-243j20.2 gene encoding uridine-cytidine kinase-like 1 isoform X2, translating to MEATSSDSKAGEQSADTGMEADSSASRSDSRSVFNSTGSEQDSLDGLSEPVPRCPLTPSPRKRTTSQSKTEPPLLRTSKRTIYTAGRPPWYNVTGTTFKEAFVIGLCGGSASGKTTVANKIIEALDVPWVVLLSMDSFYKVLNKEQQELAATNEYNFDHPDAFDFELLVTVLRKLKKGKSIKVPVYDFTTHSRRKEWKTVYGANVVIFEGILAFANKELLKLLDMKVFVDTDSDIRLIRRLKRDISQRGRDISGIIKQYNKFVKPAFEQYIEPTVQVADIVVPRGGENFVALDLIVQHVHSQLEKREITVRSALASAHQGQPLPKTLSVMESTPQVRGMHTIIRNKETNRDEFIFYSKRLMRLLIEHALSFLPLKPVFVETPQGGVYEGKRLSGKRITGVSILRAGETMEQALMAVCKDIRLGKILIQTNHDTGEPELHYLRLPKDISEDYVILMDSTVSTGAAALMAVRVLLDHDVAEDKIFLLSLLMAEMGVHSVAYAFPRVRIITTAVDKEVNDQFHIIPGIGNFGDRYFGTDAPSDWCESDEGMDF from the exons ATGGAAGCGACGAGCAGCGACAGTAAAGCGGGCGAGCAGAGCGCAGACACGGGGATGGAGGCGGACAGCTCGGCGTCCAGGTCCGACAG TCGTTCCGTCTTTAACTCCACTGGTAGCGAACAGGATTCCTTGGACGGCCTCTCGGAACCCGTGCCCCGCTGCCCTTTGACCCCGTCGCCGCGGAAACGGACCACTAGCCAGTCTAAGACGGAGCCGCCGCTGCTGAGGACCAGCAAGCGGACGATCTACACGGCCGGACGGCCGCCGTGGTACAACGTCACCGGCACCACGTTCAAAGAGGCCTTCGTTATCG gtctgtgtggaGGAAGCGCTTCTGGAAAAACCACGGTAGCCAATAAGATCATCGAAGCGCTGGACGTTCCCTGGGTGGTTCTGCTGTCCATGGACTCGTTCTACAAG GTGCTGaacaaggagcagcaggagctggcaGCTACAAACGAGTATAACTTTGACCACCCTGATGCCTTTGACTTCGAGCTCCTGGTCACCGTCCTGCGGAAGCTGAAGAAAGGGAAGAGCATCAAAGTGCCCGTTTACGACTTCACCACTCACTCCAGGCGCAAAGAATGG aaaACGGTGTACGGGGCCAACGTCGTCATCTTCGAGGGCATCCTGGCCTTCGCCAacaaggagctgctgaag CTTCTGGACATGAAGGTGTTCGTGGACACAGACTCCGACATCCGTCTGATACGGAGGCTGAAGAGGGACATCTCGCAGCGAGGCCGGGATATCAGCGGCATCATCAAACAGTACAATAAGTTTGTGAAGCCGGCGTTTGAGCAGTACATCGAGCCCACGGTGCAGGTGGCCGACATCGTGGTGCCCAGAG GTGGAGAGAACTTCGTAGCTCTGGATTTGATCGTTCAGCACGTTCACAGTCAGCTGGAGAAG CGTGAGATCACTGTGAG atcCGCTCTGGCCTCGGCTCATCAGGGTCAACCTTTACCCAAAACCCTCAGCGTGATGGAGAGCACGCCACAGGTCCGCGGCATGCACACCATCATCAG gaacAAGGAGACGAACAGAGATGAGTTTATCTTTTACTCCAAGAGATTAATGAGGCTTCTGATAGAACACGCTCTGTCCTTCCTGCCGCTCAAG CCGGTGTTTGTGGAGACGCCTCAGGGCGGCGTCTATGAGGGCAAACGCTTGAGCGGTAAACGA ATCACTGGCGTTTCCATCCTGAGAGCAGGGGAGACCATGGAGCAGGCTCTGATGGCCGTCTGTAAAGACATCAGGCTGGGAAAGATCCTGATCCAGACCAACCACGACACAGGAGAACCCGAG CTTCACTACCTTCGCCTGCCCAAAGACATCAGTGAGGACTACGTGATCCTGATGGACAGCACCGTGTCCACAGGAGCGGCTGCGCTCATGGCTGTCAGAGTCCTGCTG GACCACGACGTAGCAGAAGACAAGATCTTCCTGCTGTCGCTGCTCATGGCAGAGATGGGCGTGCACTCGGTGGCCTACGCCTTCCCCAGGGTCCGCATCATCACCACGGCGGTGGACAAGGaggtcaacgaccagttccacATCATCCCCGGCATCG GTAACTTTGGGGACCGATACTTCGGCACCGACGCTCCGTCAGACTGGTGTGAAAGTGACGAAGGCATGGACTTCTGA
- the si:ch211-243j20.2 gene encoding uridine-cytidine kinase-like 1 isoform X3, which translates to MEATSSDSKAGEQSADTGMEADSSASRSDSEQDSLDGLSEPVPRCPLTPSPRKRTTSQSKTEPPLLRTSKRTIYTAGRPPWYNVTGTTFKEAFVIGLCGGSASGKTTVANKIIEALDVPWVVLLSMDSFYKVLNKEQQELAATNEYNFDHPDAFDFELLVTVLRKLKKGKSIKVPVYDFTTHSRRKEWKTVYGANVVIFEGILAFANKELLKLLDMKVFVDTDSDIRLIRRLKRDISQRGRDISGIIKQYNKFVKPAFEQYIEPTVQVADIVVPRGGENFVALDLIVQHVHSQLEKRKLRWDISALASAHQGQPLPKTLSVMESTPQVRGMHTIIRNKETNRDEFIFYSKRLMRLLIEHALSFLPLKPVFVETPQGGVYEGKRLSGKRITGVSILRAGETMEQALMAVCKDIRLGKILIQTNHDTGEPELHYLRLPKDISEDYVILMDSTVSTGAAALMAVRVLLDHDVAEDKIFLLSLLMAEMGVHSVAYAFPRVRIITTAVDKEVNDQFHIIPGIGNFGDRYFGTDAPSDWCESDEGMDF; encoded by the exons ATGGAAGCGACGAGCAGCGACAGTAAAGCGGGCGAGCAGAGCGCAGACACGGGGATGGAGGCGGACAGCTCGGCGTCCAGGTCCGACAG CGAACAGGATTCCTTGGACGGCCTCTCGGAACCCGTGCCCCGCTGCCCTTTGACCCCGTCGCCGCGGAAACGGACCACTAGCCAGTCTAAGACGGAGCCGCCGCTGCTGAGGACCAGCAAGCGGACGATCTACACGGCCGGACGGCCGCCGTGGTACAACGTCACCGGCACCACGTTCAAAGAGGCCTTCGTTATCG gtctgtgtggaGGAAGCGCTTCTGGAAAAACCACGGTAGCCAATAAGATCATCGAAGCGCTGGACGTTCCCTGGGTGGTTCTGCTGTCCATGGACTCGTTCTACAAG GTGCTGaacaaggagcagcaggagctggcaGCTACAAACGAGTATAACTTTGACCACCCTGATGCCTTTGACTTCGAGCTCCTGGTCACCGTCCTGCGGAAGCTGAAGAAAGGGAAGAGCATCAAAGTGCCCGTTTACGACTTCACCACTCACTCCAGGCGCAAAGAATGG aaaACGGTGTACGGGGCCAACGTCGTCATCTTCGAGGGCATCCTGGCCTTCGCCAacaaggagctgctgaag CTTCTGGACATGAAGGTGTTCGTGGACACAGACTCCGACATCCGTCTGATACGGAGGCTGAAGAGGGACATCTCGCAGCGAGGCCGGGATATCAGCGGCATCATCAAACAGTACAATAAGTTTGTGAAGCCGGCGTTTGAGCAGTACATCGAGCCCACGGTGCAGGTGGCCGACATCGTGGTGCCCAGAG GTGGAGAGAACTTCGTAGCTCTGGATTTGATCGTTCAGCACGTTCACAGTCAGCTGGAGAAG AGGAAGCTTCGCTGGGATAT atcCGCTCTGGCCTCGGCTCATCAGGGTCAACCTTTACCCAAAACCCTCAGCGTGATGGAGAGCACGCCACAGGTCCGCGGCATGCACACCATCATCAG gaacAAGGAGACGAACAGAGATGAGTTTATCTTTTACTCCAAGAGATTAATGAGGCTTCTGATAGAACACGCTCTGTCCTTCCTGCCGCTCAAG CCGGTGTTTGTGGAGACGCCTCAGGGCGGCGTCTATGAGGGCAAACGCTTGAGCGGTAAACGA ATCACTGGCGTTTCCATCCTGAGAGCAGGGGAGACCATGGAGCAGGCTCTGATGGCCGTCTGTAAAGACATCAGGCTGGGAAAGATCCTGATCCAGACCAACCACGACACAGGAGAACCCGAG CTTCACTACCTTCGCCTGCCCAAAGACATCAGTGAGGACTACGTGATCCTGATGGACAGCACCGTGTCCACAGGAGCGGCTGCGCTCATGGCTGTCAGAGTCCTGCTG GACCACGACGTAGCAGAAGACAAGATCTTCCTGCTGTCGCTGCTCATGGCAGAGATGGGCGTGCACTCGGTGGCCTACGCCTTCCCCAGGGTCCGCATCATCACCACGGCGGTGGACAAGGaggtcaacgaccagttccacATCATCCCCGGCATCG GTAACTTTGGGGACCGATACTTCGGCACCGACGCTCCGTCAGACTGGTGTGAAAGTGACGAAGGCATGGACTTCTGA